From a single Solanum dulcamara chromosome 4, daSolDulc1.2, whole genome shotgun sequence genomic region:
- the LOC129885161 gene encoding uncharacterized protein LOC129885161 yields the protein MENSSLGAGIFAVFVVSGGVVLFALKVHKHLLSDFKKKIEIEIRLEKDQQKKKVRFSNEVVKLGPQLLEKVEEVDDHNPKRRNNLKDFESMPLNWQALYKGILQHKTLKHYN from the exons atggagAATTCATCATTGGGAGCTGGAATTTTTGCTGTTTTTGTAGTCTCTGGAGGTGTTGTCCTTTTTGCATTGAAAGTTCATAAACACCTCCTTTCTGATTTCAAGAAGAAGATTGAGATTGAAATTA GACTAGAAAAAGACCAACAAAAGAAGAAGGTGAGGTTTTCCAATGAAGTTGTAAAATTGGGACCCCAATTATTAGAGAAAGTTGAAGAAGTTGATGATCATAATCCAAAGAGAAGGAATAATCTAAAGGACTTTGAATCCATGCCTTTGAATTGGCAAGCTCTTTACAAAGGGATCCTCCAACATAAGACCCTCAAACACTACAACTAA
- the LOC129885159 gene encoding uncharacterized protein LOC129885159, whose amino-acid sequence MTKQIVLRAPSSLSIGRRRQPLLSNQDTSSRGGVRKARLAEVAGGTAAECAAVCCCCPCGLVNLLVMAVYKLPAGLCRKALRRKRRRRLMKKGILQQAKGQCGFDDSEISIHPIGATQLAVVDGGSSLKSDKDMVALEKEMWSKFYAAGFWRSPSQRSDM is encoded by the coding sequence ATGACAAAGCAAATAGTGCTCCGTGCACCTTCATCCCTTTCAATCGGCCGGCGACGGCAACCATTATTATCCAACCAAGATACATCATCACGAGGTGGTGTTCGAAAAGCACGGTTAGCAGAGGTTGCCGGTGGAACAGCGGCGGAATGCGCCgctgtttgttgttgttgtccatGTGGACTCGTTAATCTCCTCGTAATGGCAGTATATAAACTTCCGGCAGGACTTTGCCGGAAAGCACTAAGGAGAAAACGCCGGCGCCGGTTAATGAAAAAAGGGATTCTACAACAAGCCAAAGGACAATGCGGATTTGATGATTCAGAGATTTCGATTCATCCCATCGGAGCCACCCAACTCGCGGTGGTTGACGGCGGAAGTAGCTTGAAATCCGATAAGGATATGGTGGCGCTAGAAAAAGAAATGTGGAGTAAATTTTATGCTGCTGGGTTTTGGAGAAGTCCTTCTCAAAGGAGTGatatgtaa
- the LOC129887751 gene encoding protein NEN1-like, whose protein sequence is MYNNCESLIQFSSTQLDSTTLMEMIIDGEYDPIVFFDVERRFSKPGQDWVLVEFGSISVCPRRLIELDSYSTLIRPDDPSFLDNFSDLKNGITREALASAPHFSQVADKIYQILHGKIWAGHKIQEFDCIIIIEAFDRIDRPAPEHRHLIDSLPLLTKWFGKRAGDMKLKSLAAYFGFEEQVHRSLDDVRLNLEVVKHCGTVLFLESIFRNVFPQASWISPHEIDIHSTYAILASFYDGNPKIRVMHKTNDLKLHCNRLNVRFGIRKFDDANPRLTFVVDTLFCLYEVLDKCDVHVKKRYTECGGGSEWLPVVNRDYQSIRLHLKARVLDGDIVQWETQIERYQSGNFTNQRVEYSNFDSEELERLFIPGSYVDAFFSFDTFDNTKKAGINLVVDKLIIHR, encoded by the exons ATGTACAATAACTGTGAAAGCTTAATTCAATTCAGTTCAACTCAGCTCGACTCGACTACATTAATGGAGATGATCATAGATGGAGAATATGACCCGATTGTGTTCTTTGATGTGGAGAGGAGGTTTTCGAAACCGGGTCAGGATTGGGTCTTAGTGGAATTCGGGTCGATATCCGTATGCCCGAGGAGGTTAATTGAGCTTGATAGCTATTCGACCCTGATCCGACCCGATGACCCGTCATTCTTGGATAACTTTTCGGATTTGAAAAATGGCATTACAAGAGAAGCCTTAGCTTCTGCCCCTCACTTCTCTCAAGTTGCTGACAAAATCTACCAAATCCTCCATG GGAAAATATGGGCTGGACACAAAATTCAGGAATTTGATTGTATTATAATTATAGAGGCATTTGATAGAATTGATAGGCCAGCACCAGAACATAGGCACTTGATTGATTCACTTCCATTGTTAACAAAATGGTTTGGAAAGAGAGCTGGTGACATGAAG TTGAAGAGTCTAGCAGCATACTTTGGATTTGAAGAGCAAGTACATAG GAGTTTGGATGATGTCCGATTGAATCTTGAAGTTGTCAAGCACTGTGGAACTGTTTTATTCTTG GAGTCTATTTTTCGCAACGTATTTCCTCAAGCTTCATGGATTTCACCCCATGAAATTGATATACATTCTACTTACGCGATCCTGGCCTCCTTCTATGATGGAAACCCGAAAATACGTGTTATGCACAAGACCAACGATTTGAAGCTGCATTGTAATCGCCTCAATGTGCGGTTTGGAATCAGGAAGTTCGATGATGCTAATCCTCGACTCACATTCGTGGTAGATACGTTGTTTTGTTTATATGAAGTTCTGGATAAATGTGATGTTCATGTGAAGAAGAGGTACACGGAATGTGGTGGTGGCTCGGAATGGTTGCCTGTTGTTAACAGAGATTATCAGAGCATTCGGTTGCA TTTGAAAGCTAGAGTACTGGATGGTGACATTGTTCAATGGGAAACACAAATAGAGAGATATCAAAGTGGAAATTTCACAAACCAAAGAGTTGAGTATAGTAATTTTGACTCTGAAGAATTAGAAAGATTGTTCATTCCTGGGAGTTATGTGGATGCATTTTTCTCTTTCGACACCTTTGATAATACGAAGAAAGCAGGAATCAATTTAGTCGTCGATAAGTTGATTATACATCGCTAA
- the LOC129885160 gene encoding uncharacterized protein LOC129885160 encodes MSLEESTSSDYPNKAIILNIKPKILSKNLFLKGILCKTLILLTLILYLVYFFLSNHPCCQSPSSTSLLQFPPTKNIIKSSKQYYFNSNIKTNISHLIFGIAASSNTWGEKKWYVNSWWKPNITRGYVFLDRTPNEHLPWPNSSPPYRISSDNSRYMPYNKHGMPFAIRMVRVIEEMFVENHGLGVRWYVMADDDTVLMIDNLVNVLSKYDHTKYYYVGMNSECIVSNFGMSFQMAFGGAGYALSYPLAQALAKNMDTCIKRYPNLYGSDHILQACISDIGVTITLEKGFHQIDLRHDISGFLSAHPQSPFLSLHHLDLVAPIFPSMNRFDALNHLMKAANVDQSRLLQQSTCYNKRHNWTFSVSWGYSVQIYDKIQSQSYLEKPIETFGEWRKGAWPPYMFNVRGFKNSNNNNNGNYSCGEVPNVLFFDSLEGTRLNHIVTTYVKKTPRSCAKNDHSSDDVMKIHVFSPLHKLHVGDGNRRECCDIIQPIGMDSMAIKLRTCMKHEIIA; translated from the exons ATGTCATTAGAAGAAAGTACTAGTAGTGATTATCCAAATAAAGCCATTATCTTAAATATTAAACCAAAAATTTTATCCAAAAACTTGTTCTTGAAAGGAATTTTATGCAAAACCCTAATCTTGTTAACCCTAATTCTATATCTAGTATACTTTTTCTTGTCCAATCATCCATGTTGTCAATCACCATCATCAACATCCCTATTACAATTTCCCCCCACAAAAAACATCATCAAGTCAtcaaaacaatattattttaattccaATATTAAAACCAATATTAGCCATTTAATTTTTGGAATTGCAGCCTCATCAAACACATGGGGTGAAAAAAAATGGTATGTAAATTCTTGGTGGAAACCAAATATAACTAGGGGATATGTTTTCTTGGATAGAACCCCAAATGAACATTTACCATGGCCTAATTCCTCTCCCCCATATAGAATTTCTAGTGATAATTCGCGATACATGCCTTACAACAAACATGGGATGCCATTCGCGATTAGAATGGTGAGAGTGATTGAGGAGATGTTTGTGGAAAACCATGGCCTTGGTGTTAGGTGGTACGTTATGGCTGACGATGACACTGTTCTAATGATTGACAATTTGGTTAACGTGCTATCGAAGTATGATCACACGAAATATTATTATGTTGGGATGAATTCAGAGTGTATTGTGAGTAATTTTGGTATGTCATTTCAAATGGCATTTGGTGGTGCTGGTTATGCATTGAGTTACCCTTTAGCACAAGCTTTGGCTAAGAACATGGATACATGTATAAAGAGGTATCCAAATTTGTATGGAAGTGATCACATTTTACAAGCATGTATTTCTGATATAGGAGTCACCATTACCCTAGAAAAAGGGTTTCATCAA ATCGACTTGCGTCACGACATATCGGGTTTTTTATCAGCTCATCCACAATCACCATTCCTATCACTCCATCATCTTGACTTAGTAGCTCCAATTTTCCCTTCAATGAACCGCTTTGATGCCTTAAATCATCTAATGAAAGCAGCAAATGTTGATCAATCTAGACTATTGCAACAAAGTACATGTTACAATAAGAGACACAATTGGACATTTTCAGTATCATGGGGTTATTCAGTGCAAATTTATGACAAAATTCAATCACAAAGTTATCTTGAAAAACCAATTGAGACATTTGGTGAATGGAGAAAGGGGGCATGGCCACCTTACATGTTTAATGTTAGAGGATTCaagaatagtaataataataataatggcaATTATTCTTGTGGTGAAGTTCCAAATGTTTTGTTTTTTGATTCTTTGGAGGGTACTAGGTTGAATCATATTGTGACAACATATGTCAAGAAAACTCCTAGGAGTTGTGCCAAAAATGATCATTCTTCTGATGATGTCATGAAAATTCATGTGTTTTCTCCTCTGCATAAGCTTCATGTTGGG GATGGTAATAGAAGAGAATGTTGTGACATTATTCAACCAATTGGAATGGACTCAATGGCCATCAAACTTAGGACTTGTATGAAACATGAAATTATTGCCTGA
- the LOC129887750 gene encoding methionine aminopeptidase 2B-like → MATEEPNSASVVVEGTSEVRDDNETANGSTSSLQKEVEEKVDGLTLDEPATEAAKKKKKKNKSKKKKEPPQQTDPPSIPVAELYPSGEFPEGEIQQYKDDNLWRTTSEEKRELERLEKPTYNSVRQAAEVHRQVRKYIRQIAKPGMLMIDLCETLENMVRKLISENGLQAGIAFPTGCSLNWVAAHWTPNSGDKTVLQYDDVMKLDFGTHIDGRIVDCAFTVAFNPMFDPLLEASREATNTGIKEAGIDVRLCDVGAAIQEVMESYEVEINGKVFQVKSIRNLNGHSIGQYQIHAGKSVPIVKGGEQTKMEEGEFYAIETFGSTGKGYVREDLECSHYMKNFDIGHIPLRLPRAKQLLTTINKNFSTLAFCRRYLDRLDETKYLMALKNLCDAGIVQPYPPLCDIKGSYVSQFEHTILLRPTCKEVVSRGDDY, encoded by the exons ATGGCAACAGAAGAACCAAACTCTGCTTCCGTTGTTGTAGAAGGAACATCTGAGGTTCGCGATGATAATGAAACGGCCAATGGGTCTACTTCCTCATTGCAAAAGGAGGTTGAGGAGAAAGTTGATGGTTTGACATTGGATGAACCGGCGACAG AAGCtgcaaagaagaaaaagaagaaaaataagagcAA GAAAAAAAAGGAGCCACCTCAGCAAACTGATCCACCTTCTATTCCTGTAGCTGAGCTTTATCCTTCTGGAGAATTTCCGGAGGGTGAAATTCAACAATACAAAGATGA TAACTTGTGGAGGACTACATCTGAGGAAAAGAGGGAATTGGAGCGCCTGGAAAAGCCGACTTATAATTCTGTTCGTCAAGCAGCAGAAGTTCATCGTCAG GTTCGGAAATACATCAGGCAAATTGCTAAGCCTGGGATGTTGATGATTGACTTGTGTGAGACTTTGGAGAATATGGTTCGCAAATTGATATCAGAGAATGGTCTTCAAGCTGGCATTGCATTCCCTACAGGGTGCTCATTGAACTG GGTCGCAGCTCATTGGACCCCCAATTCGGGGGATAAAACTGTGCTTCAGTATGATGATGTCATGAAGTTGGACTTTGGAACCCATATTGATG GACGTATTGTGGATTGTGCATTTACTGTGGCTTTCAATCCTATGTTTGATCCACTGCTTGAGGCTTCACGGGAAGCCACAAATACTGGCATTAAG GAAGCAGGAATTGACGTCCGCCTTTGTGACGTTGGTGCTGCAATCCAAGAGGttatggaatcctatgaggttGAAATCAACGGGAAAGTATTCCAAG TTAAGAGCATCCGGAATCTGAATGGGCACAGTATTGGCCAGTATCAAATCCACGCTGGAAAATCTGTTCCGATAGTTAAAGGAGGAGAACAAACCAAAATGGAGGAGGGTGAATTTTATGCAATTGAGACATTCGGATCAACag GGAAGGGATATGTGAGGGAAGATCTGGAATGCAGCCATTATATGAAAAACTTTGATATCGGACACATTCCACTGCGGCTACCCAGAGCCAAGCAACTGCTGACAACAATAAATAAGAACTTCTCCACATTGGCCTTCTGTAGACGTTATCTAGACCGACTTGATGAGACAAAATATCTGATGGCATTGAAGAACTTATGTGATGCTGGAATTGTTCAG CCATATCCTCCACTTTGCGATATTAAAGGTAGCTACGTATCTCAGTTTGAGCACACCATTTTACTTCGTCCGACTTGCAAAGAGGTGGTATCGAGAGGCGATGACTACTAA